The nucleotide window CTGGATATCAGGTTCTGGGTCTGAGCACATGAGtgtgcacacatgcgcacacacaaacacagagggagagagacagaagaggctttgtttctctttgatCCTTCAcatattcatctttctttcttctccccttccctccctcttttctgttATTAATCGCTCCATCATTCAGTGAATCATCATTCAGAAAAAGCCAACATGAAAAGGaaccagagaggaagaaaaaataatgaaatgaataaaccaaGTCTGGTCCCAGTGTTGTAAAACTGCATGCCTTGGGCTTGTGTGTACATGCTTTTATTTGTGAATGCTTGTCTGTAAGTTACTAATGAATGAGCCACACTCAGCATCACCAGTAGGATTACCTGCCAATCCCTTCCTCACCCAGACACCCTTTCACCCTCACCTGGGTGATGAATGAGGCAAGAACACTGGATTCCTTTAACAGCTACATTACCAATTTGGGCCTCAATttccaaatgaataaaactaGAGGTTGAGATATTATAAGTTCTCAGGGCTCTTCCAGATCTCATaatctataataataattatatgataATCCTCTTTGTGTGGGTACGCAAGGAGCACTAAGGGTCTGTCTTGGGAGGGTTACTCACTGAAATTCCTCCATTCCCAGCCCCAGCCAGAGACAGTGCACTTTTCCCCTCTTCTGTCATTCGTGGTATTGGGTAGAACCACCAGCTTGACCTGATCCTTGAGCTCTAGGGGATGATTCAGCTTGATGAGCATGAGGTCATGCTCAGCAGAATCCCGGGTAAAATCTGGGTGTTGGACAATAAATGTGGGTCTTAAGTTCCCCATCttgttttgaaaattctcttttgaAGCCGCAACGTTTATCTCAAGAAATCTGGAAAAGGCCATGAAGGATTAGTAGAAGAAGGAGATATTTTCCTATTGTTCAACTTGTTTCTTTTCTACCCCAACTTGCTTTGTGACTTTGCATGAGTTCCTTCCAAAACTTGGCAAGACCTCCATCTCCTTGTCTGGCAAATGAGCAATTGCTACTGCAGTTCTATAATTCTTTGATCTGTACCACATTGTATATAGGCTTTTTATCCCAATGGATTCATCCCCTAGTCCTCGGCTTCCCCAATTCCCTCAGTCTACATCATCCCACCCAAAAATCGAACTCATAACCACCTACATCTacttcctgcctccttccaaTAACTTCTCAGGCTTGAGAGCCCCTGGGCAAGTCTCTTCACGGCTAAGCCTCAGTACCCCTTTAACAATCTCAGTGACTAAGGGGGACCACTTTTCCTTCTAGGACTCCATTACTCACGGTAAGAAGCAGTGGGCTGCAGTGAGAACCCACTGTTTGTGGATCAGGGTCCCCAAACAAGGCTCATATTCTGAGTTCAGGAAAACCAGAAAGGTTGGTGCAGTTTCTATGCTCATCTGGTTGAATTGCTGGGCTAATTTTACTTGTGTTGGTGTTGGTATTACAATTATTGTTACCACTGTCAGATAAGGGAAAGGAGAGCAGAATTTTAGAGACAGGTGCAGACATTCCAGAGTAAGAAGTTTGGAATATTTTATGTGGAAGTGCTTTGAAATGGTCAATGTGTTACTGATATAGGAGGTGTTGTTGGACCACTCAGGGTCCTTCTGCTAATTTTCCCTTAGGCTTTCCTCTGAATTTATATACTCCTTATTcactcctcttctccttccttccttcttcttgatACCTATTTTCTTCAAGCTTTCTTCCTAGCCATATAGCAAAATCACATTCTTTTGCCAAGACCCACCATCTTTTGTGTAAAGTCTTATTATCTCAGTCTGAATCTTCTCTTGCACCCATGAAGCCAGAGGAAAATCAGTGGGCTCTAGATATCTCTGAGTGTTCTAGGAAACTTCTAATCACTGGGGTCCTAAATTCTTATCTAAGTAATGTACTCTCTATCCACCTTATCTAGACCCATTTCCTACACTTTTCTCCAATATGACCTTTTCAAAATTTAAGCCAAAATAGAAACCTGCACTCACCAGTCACTGTCAGAATGCTGAAGACTAGAAAGAGGCGGTTCATATCTGTGATCTCCATGCTCTCTTGCAGTAAGAAGATCTGGGAAGGGAGTGAACTACAACAAACCTGGTCTCCTGGAAGCTTTGCAAAGGGAGAAATATCAAGGAGGTGTAGGGACATTCAAGGGAGCAAAGTTCTCTCAACCAAGGTAGTATGCCACCAAAGGGAGGAAAGATAGCCAGGCCAGATCCTATCTCTCTAGAGTGTCTGTCCTCCCATTGTAGCATGTGAAATTTCTCCAAGGTGAAATGCCTGACCACTGAGGGATGGCCTATAAACCAAGAGCTTTGCTATACTTTATTAGCAAAGAGAAATCTCAACTGGCCATTTGTGTCTGCCTTGTTCCACTGTCTCCCATAATACTTCAGCTCCCTGGTTCCCTTACATTTACTTACCTGTCCTCACTTAGTGTGGCTGATCTTCACCTCTCTGTGTGACATTAATAGCCCTCAACTTTCAAATAAACTCCCTCCTCTCTGAGCTACAGATCCCCCTCACCTAACAAGCTGAGTCTTCCCCCATGTCACATTGACTCTTGCTCTAATGTCACACTGGCTCCACCCCATGGCATCCTCTCATGTCACATTGTCCCCATACTATGTCATCCTCCCTCTAACCCCTAGATACCACTGGCCTCTCCCTGAAACTTTGCAGAGCCAAGTAGAGACAGGCAGGGCTCAATATGGAGTTCCCTTGGAATAGAGTCAAAGGGATACCAAAAAAGAATGTATCAGTTGGTTTTTGCTgcatagaaatttttttaaaacttagtggcttaaaatggtAGTCAATTATTTGTTCACAATTCTGTGGGTTGCCAATTTGGGATGGGCTTAGCTGGGAAGTTCTTCTCTCAGCAGGACTCATTGATGCATCTGTGATCAGCTGGCAGTCAGTGGTCCTACAAACATGTCTAGTGGTGGCTGGTTGTCGGCTTTAGAGTGATGAGAGTAACAAGGCCATGTGTCTGTCATCCAACAAGCTAGTCCAAGATCATCTATATGATAGCAGTTGCAAGGTTCCATAGATCAGAAAAATGGTAAACCCCAATGCCCAAATGTTCAAGCCTGTGCATTATCACATTTGCTAATGTCCCACAGGCCAAATCAAGTTGCGTGGCTAACTCAGATTCACAGGGTAGAAAAGAGTCCACTGTTTGACGGGAAAATCTGTAAAATCGTATTACAAGGGCACAGATAGAAGAAGGGGAATAGTTTTTGGCcattttttcttgccattttattgtgtaaattttcaaacatacaaaaaatttaaaagcactgTACCATGAAGACTGCATGCCCACCACCTATTTTCTTCAGCTAACACTTTACTATATTTGTGTTATTACATAGCTATCCATCTATAGTTATGGCTTTTGTTACCATCTACCACATACAGTCAACCAGCTCATCACCTGCAATCTGGCTTCACCTCCCACCTCTCTGACAGCATCTCCTTTTCTCACAGCTGCTTCCCTCACCATATAAGTCCTGAGTTGCTGTAATAGCTTTCAAACTGGACTTCCTTAacaagctctctctttctctatccagTTTgccagattgattttttttttcatttgttgtacTCTTGCTTAAAAGCTTGCTGTGGTCCCTAGTGCCCATTATTTCATGTCTAAACTCCTTTGCTTTGCTGCCAAGGCCCTCAGTAATCTGGTATTAATCCATGACTGTAGGAATATGACATAATGGGCAGAGTCAGAGTTCCTTGGCAATCTCAAAAGTAGCCTGTGTCTTTGAGAGATCTGTTGGTAaatttctcatctctctctgaccAACTTTAAAATTGGCTGTAATCAATGGTTTTTAGGCCTTTTAGCTTGGCCCCACCTGAACATCTCCCATCAGCACCCCATAAGAATCAGTTTCTGCTCTGACCTGGATATCTTCTCCTTGGCTCTTGGTCAAAACCCCTGG belongs to Panthera tigris isolate Pti1 chromosome C1, P.tigris_Pti1_mat1.1, whole genome shotgun sequence and includes:
- the LOC102952876 gene encoding serine protease 58-like isoform X1, producing the protein MEITDMNRLFLVFSILTVTVVTIIVIPTPTQVKLAQQFNQMSIETAPTFLVFLNSEYEPCLGTLIHKQWVLTAAHCFLPFLEINVAASKENFQNKMGNLRPTFIVQHPDFTRDSAEHDLMLIKLNHPLELKDQVKLVVLPNTTNDRRGEKCTVSGWGWEWRNFNPEPDIQINQTVFWFSNDDCQESLVRQIPIKITENMFCAGSSLENTHSCKELDAVPILCQNQLHGILSWSAGCILKGDIGYYTKVSRYTDWIHKVIHSN
- the LOC102952876 gene encoding serine protease 58-like isoform X2, whose product is MEITDMNRLFLVFSILTVTVVTIIVIPTPTQVKLAQQFNQMSIETAPTFLVFLNSEYEPCLGTLIHKQWVLTAAHCFLPFLEINVAASKENFQNKMGNLRPTFIVQHPDFTRDSAEHDLMLIKLNHPLELKDQVKLVVLPNTTNDRRGEKCTVSGWGWEWRNFRSSLENTHSCKELDAVPILCQNQLHGILSWSAGCILKGDIGYYTKVSRYTDWIHKVIHSN